A genomic stretch from Hevea brasiliensis isolate MT/VB/25A 57/8 unplaced genomic scaffold, ASM3005281v1 Scaf185, whole genome shotgun sequence includes:
- the LOC131168720 gene encoding protein CURVATURE THYLAKOID 1D, chloroplastic-like, whose product MELCTTQSFSNLPKIFTSKTILLRSKTAFTLQQAQIPRSGLLCSLHSRFLSVPRATAPEESSTGASLYATEERDSAVVVEVDPSIEKRVYNESRATGAPLDDSPVDEQVNGFLDNLDIKFDSEYTYSILLYGGGALVALWLASAVVGAIDSIPLFPKLMEVVGLGYTIWFTTRYFLFKKSRDELAVKVEELKQQVLGSSDN is encoded by the exons ATGGAGCTGTGTACTACTCAATCCTTTTCTAATCTTCCCAAAATTTTCACCTCAAAGACCATTCTCCTCCGCTCCAAAACCGCCTTCACTCTCCAGCAAGCCCAAATCCCTCGCTCCGGCCTCCTCTGCAGCCTCCACTCCC GATTTCTTTCTGTACCACGAGCAACAGCACCTGAGGAATCTTCGACCGGAGCAAGTCTATATGCTACCGAAGAACGAGACAGTGCAGTGGTAGTAGAAGTTGATCCTTCAATTGAAAAGAGAGTGTACAATGAGAGCAGGGCAACTGGAGCGCCTCTGGATGATTCTCCTGTTGATGAACAAGTGAACGGGTTTTTGGATAACCTGGATATTAAG TTTGACTCTGAATATACTTATTCTATTCTGTTGTATGGTGGTGGTGCCCTGGTTGCCCTGTGGTTAGCATCAGCCGTTGTTGGTGCTATTGATTCTATCCCATTG TTTCCTAAATTGATGGAAGTTGTGGGTCTTGGTTACACCATCTGGTTCACTACCCGCTATTTTCTATTTAAG AAAAGTAGGGATGAGTTGGCTGTTAAAGTTGA